In the Panthera leo isolate Ple1 chromosome D3, P.leo_Ple1_pat1.1, whole genome shotgun sequence genome, accacctTCCCCATTTTACATAGGGTATTAGCCAATGATCTTTCAATGGCCAGTGAGGTCCTACATGGGTTGGAAGCCCTCTGCCCAGTAAGCTCCTTCTCCCAGGTAGCATGTAACTCGCTGTTTCGCTTCCTCCAAGTCTTCACTCAGATGGTGTCATTTCCATGAGGTCTTTCGTGACCTCTCTATTTGCAATTGCTACCTACCACCACTGGCACTCcctagtctttcctgctttgcttttctgtgGTCTTTATCACCCTGTGACatattaattatttacttatttattttcttattgtctgtctcctctccctaGAATGTAAACACTATGAGGATAGAGATTTTTGTCTGATTTGTTCTTTGCTAATCCCCAGCTCCTAAAATTGTTCTTGTGTAgtagattaccaaaaaaaaagatctcaCAAATTATTTGCAACACCCCCCTCTTCAAAAGCTGGAGTCTGATTCCCCAGCTGGAATCATGGCTTGCCTTGGGCTTTATCAATTAGATGCAATAGAAGTGATATTCTGTGAGTTCCAAGCCTAGGCCTTAAGAGGCCTGGCAGTTTCCCCTGTTAAAGTAGGAACTTTTCCTCAGCATGAGAATACATGCAGCACAGTATAGACTTATGGAGGATGAGGGACCATGTGGTGAGAGGCCTCCGCTGGCCCCGCAGGCCCCCGCCATGCCTGTTGTCTACTGAAGCCTTAGACCTGAAAGTGAAGCCATCCAAAACGTCCAGCCACAGCTAAGCCAGCCTAAACCAGAAGGACTCAGTCGAATTGtgagaaacaacaaatgtttgttattttggtttgttATCCATAAAAAACTAACTAATGCAGCTTTGTACATAGTAGGTGGTCAGTAAATacttaagaaattaataaatgttgctGTTATTAATTTGGTACCAAAAAATCCCAGTTAGTTGAGAAACATTGTTTCTAGTGAGCCCTTTTGATTCTCACTGCAACATTATTATGCTGTAGAAAGTTACAGCCCACTTGGGTTTTATTACATCGGCTCTGTATTCAAACTTAGATTCAAATTTTGACTATACATGTTAAAATAGCATAGCCTTGGAAAGTCAGTCTCTCTCAGCTacagtttcctcttctgagagTAAGTGCTTACACCATAGGAATATTGTGAAGATCAGAGGTCATGTATGTAAAATGTGTACTACAGTTCCTGGCACCTGGGGTCATAGCCGTTACAGCTGTacactcttcctctcttcctcctctcggAAGAAAAGAATCCACAGACCAGATGTTCATGTCTGACTTCCGAGAGTCCCAGAAATCTGGAAATAATAGACGTGGATAAAAGGTAGTGAAAGGGAATTGTAAGTACGTGAACTGTAATGGGCAATCACTGTTTTACACACAGTTTAAGAATTCACCTGTATTTCAAAAGAACTTGGGAGCTCTGCTGATACTGTCCAAGGACCCGGCATGTTGCATAATGTCCACTAGGGGGCGATAAACACATTTATGGAGGAATAGTGTTCCTTCAAGCTATGTATGCACCTGCCTGATAGATAGTAAAtgttactttaattttgtttggctGTGATGCTTAgactttttaaatagtttgttttgcacttaaaattattaaaaggtttatttattctttttaaggtaTTAGAAGAACTCATAATGTATGTTTTCAAGAAAGTCAGCCCTTGcaagttatttttgaaaagaatatgtgttCTAATACACTAGTGATTCAACCAAGGTAATGAATtctctggtatttatttttctttttctgaatacGGGCACATAGTAAGGAATTAAGCTTTGTaatcagttatattttttaaaaaagctaatatTTAACTTGTAGAAATCACCTTACAAAGTGAAGAGGAAACCATGAAAAAGATAATAGTAGATAATATAACTGCTTAATGGTAGCAATGATGATTTAGTGGCAAGAAAGTTCTGAAAATATCCTATTACTGGATTTTTATATTAAGTGATACCAAGATAGAAATATATTACCTGATAATACTTTGCATTTATATATTGCCttctgagtctttaaaaaaatttttttaatgtttatttacttttgaaggggggggaggggcagagagagacagagacacagaatctgaagcaggctccaggctccgagctgtcagcacagctcaacccacgaaccatgacatcatgacctgagctgaagatggacgcaaccggctgagccatccaggcgcccctgttgtcaTTTTTTAACGTCAGGTTATTTTGTATCTTATAAAACACCTCCCCCCAACACTGGAAAAGTTGCTAGATGAATTTGGCAGGTGTTCCTGAAATTTTGGCATCAAGAAACACTGCTGAGCTAATGTCTAGCATCAGGTTAACATCAACATCACATAAATTCTAAGAATCTCATTTTTTATCTAACAacacctcaatttaaaaagtatCCCAGAAGTTGTCatgcaataataaaaagataacataaCTAAGAGctggcaaaggatttgaatagatattttgccaaagaagatatacaaatggctgaaaagcacatgaaaaggtgctcaccaTCATTAGTagttagggaaatacaaattaaaactttaaatctgTGAATTGTACAGTATGTGAATTCTgtatcaataaagctgtttttaaaaagggagccCCAGGATAAAAGGGCATTTGGGATGTCAAGACAACCTTGAAAGTATAGGTATAATGTAGGACAAataacaaagggaaagagaatataGGCAGCAGGCTGTTTGTAAACCTCTACCCTCACCTGGGTCTCCAGCAGGTTCTATTTGAACAGCTCTGTTTTCTTATATCTCCCTTAGGCGTATGATTGCAggccattaaaaatatatattgatcatataaaaacatagaattaaaaacattttcttccagtgtCTGGTTTATCTTGCAGCTTTCACATGTCTTactaagaatatattttactattttcttggCCTGTCAAATGAAGTTGCCgttttaaaatacactgaaaatatTGCAGCtcacatagaaaaaagaaaatacaggggtttttttttggtaagcttttaaaaatctagcCTGACTAACCTGTTTATTTCCAGATTAAAGATTTGAGCCTTAtttaataagactttttttttcctgcttgttttTCAAATAACGTAGtacttttctttacattttgtagaGTGCTTGCTGAGGCGATTGTTCTTTTCACATCAAGTCAAGAAGAAGTTACTCTTGCTGTTACCCCACTCAGTGTTTGCCTTAAGAGTTCCAGTGACGAACCAGTGGGTAAGGACTACATCTGTCACGACACTTGGATGGAATGTCACTTCCTGACTTTCTTGATCACTGACCACAGTAAACATTAGTGGCATGACATTTATTCTTGTCTAAAAAGCAGTAAGATGTAGaaagatcattaaaatttttgagagatCCAGGAAATGGAACATaaccaataattaaaatatttggctttgaaattcaggttgttttattttttatattaattaattgattgattttttaatttatatccaagctagcatatagtgcaacaatgatttcaggagtagattccttaatgcctcttaacCCATTTAGCTTATCCTCCCTCTCACACCCCCTCTGGCaactctctgtttgttttctatatttaagagtcttttatgttttgttcccctccttgtttttatattatttttgcttcccttcccttatgttcatctgttttgtatcttaaattcttcacgtgagtgaaataatatgatatttgtctttctctaatttcgcttagcatagtaccttctagttccatccacacagtttcaaatgacaagattctttttgattgccgagtaataccccattgtatatatataccacatcttctttacccattcatctatagatggacatttgggctctttccatactttggctattgttgatagcactactgtaaacattggggtgcatgtgccccttcgaaacagcacaactctatcccttggataaatacctagtagtgcaattgctgggtcgtagggtagttctatttttaattttttgaggaacctccatattgttttccagagtggctgcaccagtttgcattcccaccagcagtgcaaaagagatcctttttctccgcatcctcaccaacatctgtcgttgcctgagttgttaatgttagccattctgacagctgtgaggtggtatctcattgtggttttgatttgtatttccctgatgatgaatgatgttgagcattttttcatgtgtcagttggccatctggatgtcttctttggagaagtgtctattcatgtcttttgcacatttcttcacttattatttgttttttggggtgttgagtttgataagttctttatagattttgcatactaaccctttatctgatatgtcatttgcaaatatcttcttccattctgtcggtTGACTTTTGGttgtgctgattgtttccttcgctgtgcagaagctttttattttgatgaagtcccaatatttcatttttgctttggtttcccttgcttctggagacctgttgagtaagaagttgctgtggccaaggtcaaagaggtttttgcctgctttctcctctaggattttgattgtttcctgtcttacatttaggtctttcatccatgttgagtttgtTTTTGGAAATTCAGGTGTTTTAAAATTAGGagaatggtggggtgcctgggtggcttagttggtgaagcattcgacttcagctcaggtcatgatctcatggttcattagttagacccctgcatcagggtctgtgctgccagctcagagcctggagcctggtttggattctgtgtctccctctctctctgcccctcccccacaagagCATGGGCAtgcatgttcactctctctctctcaaaaataaacattaaaaaagatttaaaaatatacaattaggAGAATGGTTACTGAGAAAAGTGTATCTTCAGTTAAGATTTTAAgatctgtttttcatctttttttaaaggttttttttgttttgttttgtttttagtaatttctacatccactgtggggctcaaactcacaaccccaagatcaagagttgcatgcttttccaaaaagccaaccaggtgcccctgtttttcatcttttatcaCCCTTTGTGtttggcacaaaaaaaaaaattaagagggagCAATCCAATTGAGATTATCTTTGATCACCTAAGAAGAAAAAGTAGCTCCAAATTAGAGATGTAAGATATTCCAGATGGCAAATACACACGGCAGAAAATGTGACTACGTCTTAAGTCAGCTCTTCCAAGAGTTACCTGGATTTAATGGAGAAACTAAGGCATGATTAAATTGGCAGTTTTGCTACCAAGAAAATTGACTAGGGTCTTTCAGACATAAGCTGTTTGAGACTCTTTAATTTTgggtaattgtgtgtgtgtgtgtgtgtgtgtgtgtgtgtgtgtgtgtgagagagagagagagagagagagagagagagagagagatagcagtaAAGAATATGAAGGGAGGGAATTGTATTATTTGAAGTGAAAAACCAGTAGAACCAGGGCTAAAATTGGATCAGATGACTTTTGTGGTATTTAGTTGGTGCCATGTTCTTTTCTAAACGGTTTCCAGTTGTGAATTCATGTAATGTTTGTAACAACTCTGTGATGTGGGTACTATTATGCCCATTTTTCCATGTGGAGAATATGAAGCACAGAGAAACGAAGTGACTTGCCTGGTGTCACACAGTTAGTAGTGCTGGAATATTATCTGAATGTAGGCTTCAAGGCACAGGCTCAATACCACTGTGTTATTATTGTTTCTCTGAAGTCTTATCTAGCATTGTTTTTTGACACCCAGAAGTGCatgatttggaaaatatatgCTTATTCTAGTAAAAGGGTCTGTTTTATATTCCGTAGTGCCATCTCTGAATAAAGATGGCCATTGTGTCTCACCAGGAGACACTGTCCCTTGTGAGAAGCTTTCTAATGAGTAGTTTTAGTTATGGTTGACTGGGGACTTATGGGCACAAGTAGCAATTGGAGACCcaattatgcattttattttttaaggttttttttaacattcattcattttttagagacagagacagagtgcaagtgggggagggacagagagagtgggagacacagaatctgaagcaggctccaggctccgagttgtcagcacagagcctgatgcggggctcgaacccatgaactgtgagatcatgacctgagccaaagttggatgcttaaccccgAGCCTCATCTGTTTATTACTGAACTTACTCTGTACTAGTACACTGGGAGTGACATGAGCGTTCTTGTttgataataatgtatttttaggGTAGTGTTTgatccttttaaaaagtatatactgTTTATCCTTTGTTCTTACATAATTCATGgtcattgaagaaaataaaaaacacaaacactaagaaaaaaaagtcacctgaAATCCCACTATCCAGAGATAAGCAGTTTTAATAGTTTGGGACATCTCCTTGTATACTTTAGATTTAATGACAGAAGATTGGTTGAGTGAAAGTAATGAAATACTGTGAAGCTATTAAAAGTAATTCAATAAAAAaggggcagaggacctaaatacccatttttccaaagaatgcatacagatggccacagacatatgaaaagatgctcaacatcactcatcagcagggaaatgcaaatcaaaaccacaatgagaatgTGAGGGTGACCTGACTgcaacatctgtcaccccatCCATTGCCAGGGTTGATTTGGCTAATCTGTCTGGCTAGgcaggtgtccccttcctcccttaccGCTTGATATGTGTCCCTCCAGAAGCTGTGTGCTCAGTTGAAGAGGATGACCTTCCCTGATAGAGGACTGTTCTTTGGTCAACGGTATACAAGTAGCTGCTCTCCCCTGCTACAACCTTCAAACAAGCTCTCACGGTCCTTTTGCAGGAGAACTTGGGtagtcaagcttccaagactTGAGACACATACAAATGAGGTGCTGCATGTGGTAGTCtgtcttcctttaaagaaaaaaaacacaacacacaatGAGATAATCATCTTaaagctgtcagaatggctaaaataaaaaacatagaaataataagtgttggcgaggatgttgagaaaaaagaactcttgtgcactgatggtgggaatataaattggtgcagcctctgtgTAAAATAGTATagagtttcctgaaaaaattaaaaattgaaatactaggagcatgtgggtggctcagttggttaagcgtctgccccttgatttcagctcaggtcatggtctcatggtttgtgagattgagccctgtctcgggctctgtgcttgggatcttctctctacctctctctctgcaccttcgcTGCttgtgcttgctgtctctctctctcttaaataaacataaaaaaaaaacccaaatacaatatgatccaataattccactattgggtatttacccaaagaaaatgtaaacattgacttgaaaagatatatgcacccctgtgttcactgtagcattatttagaACAACCAAGatttggaagcaacccaagtccATCCATAGacgaatggatagagaagatgtggtatgtatataatgtaattattactcagccataaaaaagaatgaaatttttccatttaaaacaacCTGGGTGTACCTAAAGGATATAATGCTAAATGcaataaatcaatcagagaaagacaaatactatatgatttcactcatgtggaatttaagaaacaaatgaacgaacaaagaagagaaacaaacaaaaagcattctcttttatattatttaatgttcatttatttttgaaggagagagagagacagagcacgagcaggggtggggcagagagagagggagacacagaatctgaagcaggctccaggcagagcccgatgcggggcttgaactcatgagctgtgatatcatgacctgagccaaagacttaactgactgagccacccaggtgccccagcattctctctcttttttaaaaaaaaattttttttttacgtttatttttgagagacagagacagagcacaagtgggggaggggcagagagagaatgagacacagaatcccaagcaggctccaggctctgagctctgagctgtcagcacggagcctgatgcggggcttgaacccacaaactgtgagatcatgacctgaaccgaagttggacaattaaccaactgagccacccaggcgccccttgcccaTTCTCGtcagtatagagaacaaaccagtgGTTGGCAGAGGGAAGGTAAGTAGGGGGATTGTTGatatagataaaggggattaagaatacacttatatTGATGAATACTgaggaatgtatagaattgttgaattattatatatgtgaaactaatataacagtgtatgttaattacacttcaagtaaggtgtaaaaagaaaatggaagaaaaggtactcgtgtgtgtgtatatatttctgaGCATTTATATCAAACATTTTtgcagtgaaaaacaaaataatttattcttgtCACTTATGTTTCTGTGGGTTTATGAGGCTCAGCTAGACAGTTCTCACTTGGGGGTCTTTCATGCAATTGCAGTTAGATAGCGGCTGGGGCTGGAATCATCTGAAGACATCCAAGATGTCTGATAGTTGATCTTGGGAACACAGTTGGGCCGTTAACCAGAGTGACTGCACAGATATGGCCTCTCCATTAACTTGGACTTCATATAGCATGAACTCAGCATGGTGGCTGAGTTCCAAGAGTGAGTGTTACAGGATAGAGGAAGTGGATAGAGAATAGAGGAAGTAGAAGTTGCCAGTCTCTTCAGAAACCAGCACCAGGTCATTTCACCTATAGCGCCATATCCTATTGGTCTCAGTAGTCAGAGAGCCCTCCTACCCAAATTCAGGAGAGGGGGACATAGACATAGACCCCATCTCTCAATGAAGGAATGTCAAAGGACTTGTGGCTATTTTTAATCTACCACTTACAGttgaattttcatattaaaatttaacaaatggggtgcctgggtggctcagtgggttaagcatccgactctttttttttttttttttttaatttttttttttcaacgtttttttttttttttatttatttttgggacagagagagacagacagagcatgaacgggggaggggcagagagagggagacacagaatcggaaacaggctccaggctctgagccatcagcccagagcccgacgcggggctcgaactcacggaccgcgagatcgtgacctggctgaagtcggacgcttaaccgactgcgccacccaggcgccccgagcatccgactcttgatttcagctcaggtcatgatctcacagtttgtgagatcgagccccacattgggttctgtgctgacagtgtggaaccagcttgggattctctctctccatctctctgtgtctccatgctcacacatgctatctctctctcaaaaaaaaaaaaaaaaaccattttaaaaaaatttcacaagTACCTCTGGaactaattttattctttattttcctataatGTCGAACAGATTTGACCAGTTCTGTGTACAGTGAGATGTTTGTTGGCCCAGATGAGTTTGACTTCTTTCAAATTGGAGTTGATAGTGAAATAACATTTTGCTTCAAAGAATTGAAGGTAAACAAAAATTTGTGTCAAAATTTCActggtaatttttaaataaagatttcaactatttttcttcttatttttttttcagggaataCTGACGTTTTCAGAAGCTACACATGCTCCTATAGccattcattttgattttcctGGGAAGTAAGTCCTTGGgaagttttctgagtttttttttttttaattgttgttatgTATCAATAATAAACCCCTTTGGATCGCTTTGCAGTTAATTCACACCTCAGGAATTGCTTACTTTATCAGCAACACTTATCAAACTAGAATTTTGAAGGATGCCATAACAGGGCATTTTTTAATTGGTAATTGAGAAAGATATATTCTGCAGAGTGAAAACACTTATAAATTTGACATGGTGCCGAATAAATTGCCTAATTAGAAAATTATACATGGCTTAAATAAGTCTAATCTCTATGAAGCTATGATATTTTATATGGTATTTCAGAACTAAaatttcaaatgagattaggtTAGGATAGATGTGTTTTATGAAATCAGATCTGATGATGTCTAAGGTCCCTTTCGGCTCTTAGGAGTGCGTTAACTTtgtgaaaagacaaaaaggacTTCTACTTCTATGATTTCCTTTTACTCTTGAATTAagtgtcattttttaatgttttcccagTGTCCATCAGAAAATGTGTGTGATGTTTGCTCTGACTTTGCCTTTTTTTAGACCTATGGCTTTAAGTATTGATGATATGTTATTGGAAGCTAACTTTATTTTGGCTACATTAGCTGATGAGCCAAGTAGAGCATCTTCTCTGCAGTCACTGTGtctttccccaaaacaaaaaaggtaaggcCAATGTTTCAACATCTTTATTGTTTGCGAAAAAGCCATTGCAATCTTATTCTGAAATAATTCATCGGCATTCATTTAGGAAACAGTCGAGGAACAAAACATTAGATCAGATTGACCGAATCAGGAAGAGCTATGGTAGGACCTAACTAGCATTGAGATATCCTCAGTCATGTGTTagaaatttgctttttctgttctGATCAGAATTTAATAGTTTTGGTTTATCTTTGTTACTACCCAAAACTCATTTCCATTTTTGGTAGTCATTTTTTAGGAGGGATATGGTGTTAAGCTTCACCGGACAGTTTTTATCACTGCCTAGAACTCTCTTTCTCAGACAAGGAGACAGccattgtttttccttcccttttttttgtctcttagtaacttttttttttttttttttttttttttggtgcaggGTTCTTCACTGTAAAAGTAGCTTAAAGGTACTatgggaaatttggaaaatacagaagagtaGAAAGAAGATAATCAAAACTGCACTACCTAGAGATAGCTACTGCTAACATTTGcctcaccttttttttctcttattttgcatatacttgcattttaaaataagatcagGATCATATAGCATATGTAGTTTTCTATCTTGTTTTTCCCCCACAGAATATATTGTGAATATGTTCCAGTATCACTGATTATGATTCGGAAACAtggtttttctttaagattttatttctaagtaatttctGCAtacaacatggggcccaaactcacaaccgtgagatcaagagtcacatgctctacagactgagttGGCCAGGTGGCCCTGGAAACATGATTTTTATTGActgtataaaatattatcataCAGATGTTtagtatttgactttttttctaacttttggtCCTGTTACTACATCACAGGTTTGTCTCATGCACACTAGGTTGCTTTACTGAA is a window encoding:
- the RAD9B gene encoding cell cycle checkpoint control protein RAD9B isoform X4, producing the protein MFFEPETRRRESRRGKAFWLVASHLGIRRTHNVCFQESQPLQVIFEKNMCSNTLVIQPRVLAEAIVLFTSSQEEVTLAVTPLSVCLKSSSDEPVDLTSSVYSEMFVGPDEFDFFQIGVDSEITFCFKELKGILTFSEATHAPIAIHFDFPGKPMALSIDDMLLEANFILATLADEPSRASSLQSLCLSPKQKRSEPLSSNSEAGKNVTSKAPECILRKVAPKRLYPKETLTDVSALENCGSPIMKRANGDRSEVSESSVSDTEKVPGSPYLRKFSCMFFGAVSSNQQERFNHPFDGLATASDSEEDMNDGSFSTF
- the RAD9B gene encoding cell cycle checkpoint control protein RAD9B isoform X5, with amino-acid sequence MCSNTLVIQPRVLAEAIVLFTSSQEEVTLAVTPLSVCLKSSSDEPVDLTSSVYSEMFVGPDEFDFFQIGVDSEITFCFKELKGILTFSEATHAPIAIHFDFPGKPMALSIDDMLLEANFILATLADEPSRASSLQSLCLSPKQKRSEPLSSNSEAGKNVTSKAPECILRKVAPKRLYPKETLTDVSALENCGSPIMKRANGDRSEVSESSVSDTEKVPGSPYLRKFSCMFFGAVSSNQQERFNHPFDGLATASDSEEDMNDGSFSTF